The proteins below are encoded in one region of Oncorhynchus kisutch isolate 150728-3 linkage group LG14, Okis_V2, whole genome shotgun sequence:
- the LOC109903151 gene encoding keratinocyte-associated protein 3-like isoform X1, with the protein MSGFDKEKGPGWLMKKGFTLILVGHINFILGAIVHGSILRHISKPNDQITTEFTTANIISVTSGLLSIATGIIAILVSRNLPVWKLHIGLLISSFLNALLSAACGVGLLLAISLTITNEGRGLMMGCNFTDQPINARSPVNADCPFDTTRIYDTTLSLWFPCVLLAGLETGLSIWCFVVGLVLRGLGPCSHAYLKEQLEEEALTNRAAADPEYSPQGQSLIG; encoded by the exons ATAAGGAGAAGGGTCCGGGGTGGCTGATGAAGAAGGGGTTTACTCTGATCCTAGTGGGCCACATCAACTTCATCCTGGGAGCCATCGTTCACGGTAGCATCTTGCGTCACATCTCCAAACCCAACGACCAGATCACCACCGAGTTCACCACAGCCAACATAATCTCTGTCACTTCTGGACTGCTG AGCATTGCAACAGGAATCATTGCCATATTGGTGTCAAGAAATCTGCCAGTTTGGAAACTG CACATAGGTCTTCTGATTAGTTCCTTCCTGAATGCCCTACTCTCTGCGGCCTGCGGCGTCGGGCTCCTATTGGCTATTAGCCTCACAATTACCAATGAGGGGCGGGGCCTCATGATGGGCTGCAACTTCACTGACCAGCCAATCAACGCCCGCTCGCCAGTCAACGCGGACTGCCCCTTCGACACCACACGGATATAT gACACTACCCTGTCTCTGTGGTTCCCATGTGTTCTGCTGGCAGGACTGGAAACAGGACTGTCCATCTGGTGCTTCGTAGTGGGACTGGTACTGAGGGGTCTAGGACCCTGCTCACACGCATACCTCAAAgaacag CTGGAGGAAGAGGCTCTGACCAATAGGGCAGCAGCAGATCCAGAGTACTCACCCCAAGGCCAAAGCCTGATTGGATAG
- the LOC109903151 gene encoding keratinocyte-associated protein 3-like isoform X2: MKKGFTLILVGHINFILGAIVHGSILRHISKPNDQITTEFTTANIISVTSGLLSIATGIIAILVSRNLPVWKLHIGLLISSFLNALLSAACGVGLLLAISLTITNEGRGLMMGCNFTDQPINARSPVNADCPFDTTRIYDTTLSLWFPCVLLAGLETGLSIWCFVVGLVLRGLGPCSHAYLKEQLEEEALTNRAAADPEYSPQGQSLIG, encoded by the exons ATGAAGAAGGGGTTTACTCTGATCCTAGTGGGCCACATCAACTTCATCCTGGGAGCCATCGTTCACGGTAGCATCTTGCGTCACATCTCCAAACCCAACGACCAGATCACCACCGAGTTCACCACAGCCAACATAATCTCTGTCACTTCTGGACTGCTG AGCATTGCAACAGGAATCATTGCCATATTGGTGTCAAGAAATCTGCCAGTTTGGAAACTG CACATAGGTCTTCTGATTAGTTCCTTCCTGAATGCCCTACTCTCTGCGGCCTGCGGCGTCGGGCTCCTATTGGCTATTAGCCTCACAATTACCAATGAGGGGCGGGGCCTCATGATGGGCTGCAACTTCACTGACCAGCCAATCAACGCCCGCTCGCCAGTCAACGCGGACTGCCCCTTCGACACCACACGGATATAT gACACTACCCTGTCTCTGTGGTTCCCATGTGTTCTGCTGGCAGGACTGGAAACAGGACTGTCCATCTGGTGCTTCGTAGTGGGACTGGTACTGAGGGGTCTAGGACCCTGCTCACACGCATACCTCAAAgaacag CTGGAGGAAGAGGCTCTGACCAATAGGGCAGCAGCAGATCCAGAGTACTCACCCCAAGGCCAAAGCCTGATTGGATAG